One genomic segment of Luteimonas galliterrae includes these proteins:
- a CDS encoding CsbD family protein: MNKDIIAGKWTQIKGQAQAKWGDLTDDVFDVASGDSKYLAGKLQEQYGWDRDRAEREVQDFEKTLNS; the protein is encoded by the coding sequence ATGAACAAAGACATCATTGCCGGCAAGTGGACCCAGATCAAAGGCCAAGCCCAGGCCAAATGGGGCGATCTGACCGACGACGTGTTCGATGTCGCCAGCGGCGATAGCAAATATCTGGCCGGAAAACTGCAGGAGCAGTACGGCTGGGATCGCGATCGCGCCGAACGCGAAGTGCAGGATTTCGAGAAGACCCTCAATTCCTGA
- a CDS encoding entericidin A/B family lipoprotein yields the protein MKRLIALMLLAMFSLGTLSACNTVKGAGQDVQKAGEKVEEAADKTGGTENP from the coding sequence ATGAAGCGTTTGATTGCCCTGATGTTGCTGGCCATGTTCTCGCTCGGCACGCTGAGCGCCTGCAATACCGTCAAGGGCGCAGGCCAGGACGTGCAGAAGGCGGGCGAGAAAGTGGAAGAGGCCGCCGACAAGACCGGCGGCACCGAAAACCCGTAG